ATTGACTGTACCCAGATTCCCACAGAGCATGCGGGCTTCGGCACAATTGTCAAAGTCAAAGACCTCGATACAGGGAAAATTCACATTTATCATCTCCTGGGCCCCTATGATTCGGACCTGACAGACGACAGTATTTCCATCCTTTCTCCTGTTGGTCAGGCATTAAACGGCAGCACAGTCGGAAGCCGAATAACCGTTCAGGTGCCTCGCGGAGAACTTCATCTGGAAGTGCTCGACATCCAAAAATCTCCCATTCAATAAGAC
This window of the Anaerohalosphaeraceae bacterium genome carries:
- the greA gene encoding transcription elongation factor GreA, encoding MPDIMPISLTGYEKLREELRNLEQEAVEVRQRVAEARAQGDLRENGEYIYGRQQLGFIEGRMAEIRGKLNFSKAIDCTQIPTEHAGFGTIVKVKDLDTGKIHIYHLLGPYDSDLTDDSISILSPVGQALNGSTVGSRITVQVPRGELHLEVLDIQKSPIQ